The Streptomyces seoulensis genome contains a region encoding:
- a CDS encoding FAD-binding oxidoreductase produces the protein MDRRTFLTGGATALTALTACAPGDGASARPGPSSSGSASRQLTTATRTASAKAAADWAALARDLDGTLVRPGDASWTPARRLYNTRFDTLRPAAVAYAAHPADIRTLLAYARARRIKVAIRNGGHSYAGYSSGDGRLIVDVSALNRVSASGGHAVVGAGAKLIDVYRTLAAKGATIPAGSCPTVGISGLVLGGGHGVASRAYGLTCDNLTQATLVTADGRTLTTDAREHPDLFWALRGAGNGNFGVVTELRFTTHPAPRAVTASLRWPSARAAAVLRAWQEWGPAQPDEIWSALHLERDRGRTPTVSVSCFSLGTRGDLENAVDRLAHRAGADASAVSIRSRGYEEAMEVYAGCSAFATDAQCHLPGTAPGRSPRGALGRETYAARSDFFDRSLSAAGVATLLKRVGAMSGGAGSVALTALGGAVNRVSPDATAFVHRRSRMLAQYLASWDAGTSGTAARSWLASTHTAMRPHASGAAYQNYTDPALTDWRRAYYGSAGARLGEVKKRYDPDRFFGYAQGL, from the coding sequence ATGGACCGGCGGACGTTTCTCACGGGCGGCGCCACCGCCCTCACCGCGCTCACCGCATGCGCACCGGGCGACGGGGCCTCCGCCCGGCCGGGCCCCTCAAGCTCCGGGTCCGCCTCCCGGCAGCTCACCACCGCCACCCGGACCGCGTCCGCGAAGGCCGCCGCCGACTGGGCCGCCCTCGCCCGCGACCTCGACGGCACCCTCGTCCGCCCCGGCGACGCGTCCTGGACCCCGGCCCGCCGCCTCTACAACACCCGCTTCGACACCCTGCGCCCCGCCGCCGTCGCCTACGCCGCGCACCCGGCCGACATCCGCACCCTGCTGGCGTACGCCCGTGCCCGCCGGATCAAGGTGGCCATCCGCAACGGCGGCCACTCCTACGCCGGTTACTCCTCCGGCGACGGCCGCCTGATCGTCGACGTGTCCGCCCTGAACCGGGTGAGCGCCTCGGGCGGGCACGCCGTGGTGGGCGCGGGGGCCAAGCTGATCGACGTGTACCGGACGCTGGCCGCCAAGGGCGCGACCATACCGGCGGGCTCCTGCCCCACGGTCGGCATATCCGGCCTGGTCCTCGGCGGCGGCCACGGCGTCGCCTCCCGCGCCTACGGCCTGACCTGCGACAACCTCACCCAGGCCACCCTGGTAACGGCGGACGGCCGCACCCTCACCACCGACGCCCGCGAACACCCCGACCTGTTCTGGGCGCTGCGTGGCGCGGGCAACGGCAACTTCGGCGTCGTCACCGAGCTGCGCTTCACCACCCACCCCGCCCCGCGGGCGGTGACCGCCTCCCTGCGCTGGCCGTCGGCACGGGCGGCGGCGGTGCTCCGGGCCTGGCAGGAGTGGGGGCCCGCCCAGCCCGACGAGATCTGGTCCGCGCTGCACCTGGAACGCGACCGGGGCCGCACCCCGACCGTCTCCGTCTCCTGCTTCTCGCTCGGCACCCGGGGCGACCTGGAGAACGCCGTGGACCGCCTCGCCCACCGCGCGGGCGCCGACGCCTCGGCGGTCAGCATCCGGAGCCGGGGCTACGAGGAGGCGATGGAGGTCTACGCCGGCTGCTCGGCCTTCGCCACCGACGCCCAGTGCCACCTGCCCGGCACCGCCCCCGGCCGCTCCCCACGCGGCGCCCTCGGCCGGGAGACCTACGCGGCCCGCTCCGACTTCTTCGACCGCTCACTGTCCGCGGCGGGCGTCGCGACCCTGCTGAAGCGGGTCGGCGCGATGTCCGGCGGCGCGGGCAGTGTGGCGCTCACCGCGCTGGGCGGCGCCGTCAACCGGGTCTCCCCCGACGCGACCGCCTTCGTGCACCGCCGCTCCCGGATGCTGGCCCAGTACCTCGCCTCCTGGGACGCGGGCACCTCCGGCACGGCCGCCCGCTCCTGGCTGGCCTCCACCCACACCGCGATGCGCCCCCACGCCTCGGGCGCCGCCTACCAGAACTACACCGACCCCGCGCTGACCGACTGGCGCCGGGCCTACTACGGCAGCGCGGGCGCCCGGCTCGGCGAGGTGAAGAAGCGGTACGACCCCGACCGCTTCTTCGGCTACGCCCAGGGGCTGTGA
- the pstA gene encoding phosphate ABC transporter permease PstA translates to MSTALNPRDGAGVRRGAGLPKWSLWAVAAGSVAAAVGIGLVAGLTSRVQWGLIAALLFVLGTYVVAARAEGRRQAKDRVATALVWVAFLLAVVPLVSLVWTTVSRGVKVLDGYFLSHSMGLVADSEPGGGIYHAILGSLEQVGLATAIGAPIGVLTAIYLVEYGRGRLALAVTFFVDVMTGIPSIVAGLFILSLMLILDLQPFGFAGSLALAILMMPVVVRSTEEMLKLVPNELREASLALGIPKWRTILKVVLPTSLGGITTGVMLAVARIAGETAPVLLLVFGNPFINANPFEGAQASLPLYIYQQYAQSAGAGAAYDRAWAASLTLIAFVMILNLVARGIARWKAPTTGR, encoded by the coding sequence ATGAGCACCGCACTGAATCCCCGCGACGGCGCCGGTGTGCGGCGCGGCGCCGGGCTGCCGAAGTGGTCCCTGTGGGCCGTCGCGGCCGGTTCCGTCGCCGCGGCCGTGGGCATCGGGCTCGTGGCCGGCCTCACCAGCCGCGTCCAGTGGGGCCTGATCGCCGCGCTGCTGTTCGTCCTCGGCACCTATGTGGTCGCCGCCCGCGCGGAGGGCCGCCGCCAGGCCAAGGACCGGGTCGCGACCGCACTGGTCTGGGTGGCGTTCCTGCTGGCCGTCGTCCCGCTGGTGTCGCTGGTCTGGACGACCGTCTCGCGCGGGGTGAAGGTCCTCGACGGCTACTTCCTCAGCCACTCCATGGGCCTGGTCGCCGACTCCGAGCCCGGCGGCGGCATCTACCACGCGATCCTCGGCAGCCTGGAGCAGGTGGGCCTCGCCACCGCCATCGGCGCCCCGATCGGTGTGCTCACCGCGATCTACCTGGTGGAGTACGGCCGCGGCCGGCTCGCCCTGGCGGTGACCTTCTTCGTCGACGTGATGACGGGCATCCCGTCCATCGTCGCGGGCCTGTTCATCCTCAGCCTGATGCTGATCCTCGACCTCCAGCCCTTCGGGTTCGCCGGTTCGCTGGCCCTGGCGATCCTGATGATGCCGGTGGTGGTGCGCTCCACCGAGGAGATGCTGAAGCTGGTCCCGAACGAACTGCGCGAGGCGTCCCTGGCGCTCGGCATCCCGAAGTGGCGGACCATCCTCAAGGTGGTCCTGCCGACCTCGCTCGGCGGCATCACGACCGGCGTCATGCTGGCCGTCGCCCGGATCGCGGGCGAGACCGCGCCGGTGCTGCTGCTGGTGTTCGGCAACCCCTTCATCAACGCCAACCCCTTCGAGGGCGCCCAGGCGTCGCTGCCGCTGTACATCTACCAGCAGTACGCGCAGAGCGCGGGCGCGGGCGCGGCCTACGACCGTGCCTGGGCCGCTTCGCTGACGCTGATCGCGTTCGTGATGATCCTCAACCTGGTGGCCCGCGGCATCGCCCGCTGGAAGGCCCCCACGACCGGTCGCTGA
- a CDS encoding phosphatase PAP2 family protein, translated as MAVLAESGSNPDVELLYDINGLAKAAPHWFDRVMEFVGEYGLPVAMVLLVLACWLTVRRKGGPDAVSSVTALVWAPLAAAVAVLVNVPIRGFVERPRPFMDHQGLDVLIAGKSDYSFVSDHATITMALGVGLFVANRRFGIAGIALALLEGFCRVFMGVHYPTDVIGGFALGTAVALLLSPPATALLTPLVRAIARSPRAGRLVSAGPVGGERGDALFSGGREPAGSGEKDLAA; from the coding sequence ATGGCTGTACTCGCCGAATCCGGATCTAACCCCGACGTCGAGCTGCTCTATGACATCAACGGCCTGGCGAAGGCCGCTCCGCACTGGTTCGACCGGGTCATGGAGTTCGTCGGCGAGTACGGGCTGCCGGTCGCCATGGTCCTGCTGGTCCTGGCGTGCTGGCTGACGGTCAGGCGCAAGGGCGGTCCCGACGCGGTGTCCTCGGTGACCGCGCTGGTCTGGGCGCCGCTCGCGGCGGCCGTGGCCGTACTGGTGAACGTGCCCATCCGGGGCTTCGTGGAGCGGCCCCGCCCCTTCATGGACCACCAGGGGCTCGACGTCCTCATCGCGGGCAAGAGCGACTACTCATTCGTCAGCGACCACGCGACGATCACCATGGCGCTCGGTGTCGGCCTCTTCGTCGCCAACCGCCGCTTCGGCATCGCCGGTATCGCGCTCGCCCTGCTGGAGGGCTTCTGCCGGGTCTTCATGGGCGTGCACTACCCGACCGACGTGATCGGCGGCTTCGCCCTCGGTACGGCGGTCGCGCTGCTGCTGTCCCCGCCCGCCACGGCGCTGCTCACCCCGCTGGTGCGGGCCATCGCCCGTTCCCCCCGCGCGGGGAGGCTGGTGAGCGCCGGTCCGGTGGGCGGTGAGCGCGGCGACGCGCTGTTCTCCGGCGGGCGAGAGCCGGCCGGGTCGGGGGAGAAGGACCTGGCCGCCTAG
- a CDS encoding inorganic phosphate transporter: MDTFALIVTVGVALIFTYTNGFHDSANAIATSVSTRALTPRAALAMAAVMNLAGAFLGSGVAKTVSEGLIETPHGSKGMGILFAALIGAIVWNLATWYFGLPSSSSHALFGGMVGAALAGGIDVLWSGVVEKVVIPMFLSPVVGLIGGYLVMTAILWMFRKANPHKAKRGFRIAQTVSAAGMALGHGLQDAQKTMGVVVLALVISGNETFGDPIPVWVKISCALMLSLGTYAGGWRIMRTLGRKIIELDPPQGFAAEATGASIMFTTAFLFKAPISTTHVITSAIMGVGATKRVNAVRWGVAKNIVLGWFITMPAAALVAAGAFELVNLAVL; this comes from the coding sequence ATGGACACCTTCGCTCTGATCGTGACCGTCGGGGTCGCGCTCATCTTCACGTACACGAACGGCTTCCACGACTCCGCGAACGCCATCGCCACCTCGGTGTCGACGCGCGCGCTGACCCCGCGCGCGGCGCTGGCGATGGCGGCCGTGATGAACCTCGCCGGTGCCTTCCTCGGCTCCGGTGTCGCCAAGACCGTCTCCGAGGGCCTGATCGAGACCCCGCACGGTTCGAAGGGGATGGGCATCCTCTTCGCCGCGCTGATCGGCGCGATCGTCTGGAACCTCGCCACCTGGTACTTCGGCCTGCCCTCGTCCTCCTCCCACGCGCTGTTCGGCGGCATGGTGGGCGCGGCGCTGGCGGGCGGCATCGACGTGCTGTGGAGCGGGGTGGTCGAGAAGGTCGTCATCCCGATGTTCCTCTCCCCGGTCGTCGGTCTGATCGGCGGCTACCTGGTGATGACGGCCATCCTGTGGATGTTCCGCAAGGCCAACCCGCACAAGGCCAAGCGCGGCTTCCGCATAGCCCAGACGGTGTCGGCGGCGGGCATGGCGCTCGGCCACGGTCTCCAGGACGCGCAGAAGACCATGGGTGTCGTGGTGCTCGCCCTGGTGATCTCCGGCAACGAGACCTTCGGCGACCCGATCCCGGTCTGGGTCAAGATCTCCTGCGCGCTGATGCTGTCGCTGGGCACCTACGCCGGCGGCTGGCGCATCATGCGCACCCTGGGCCGCAAGATCATCGAGCTGGACCCGCCGCAGGGCTTCGCCGCCGAGGCGACCGGCGCGTCGATCATGTTCACCACGGCGTTCCTGTTCAAGGCGCCGATCTCCACCACCCACGTCATCACCTCGGCGATCATGGGTGTGGGCGCGACCAAGCGGGTCAACGCGGTCCGCTGGGGCGTCGCCAAGAACATCGTGCTCGGCTGGTTCATCACCATGCCGGCCGCCGCGCTGGTCGCGGCGGGCGCCTTCGAGCTGGTCAACCTGGCCGTGCTGTAG
- a CDS encoding oxidoreductase, whose protein sequence is MAETSGARAARQWNVDRMPALSGRTAVVTGANSGIGFVAAAALARAGAHVVFAVRDLARGAAAAGRAGGSTEVRRLDLADLDSVREFAEGWDRPLDLLVNNAGVMMLPEGRTKQGFETQFGTNHLGHFALTNLLLPHVTDRVVTVSSGLHRGGDGRISFDDVNLRGRYTPTRAYAQSKLANLLFTLELQRRLAEAGSPVRALAAHPGYAATNLQSHAASPLARAFMGIGNKVFAQDDKGGALPTLYAATEDLPGASYVGPGGLGEMRGAPALVGRSAAASDPVAARRLWTLSEELTGVTWGLTAPATGDVDRV, encoded by the coding sequence ATGGCCGAGACGAGCGGAGCGCGCGCTGCGCGCCAGTGGAATGTGGACCGTATGCCCGCGCTGAGCGGCCGTACGGCCGTGGTGACGGGCGCCAACAGCGGGATCGGCTTCGTCGCCGCCGCCGCGCTGGCCCGGGCGGGCGCGCACGTGGTGTTCGCGGTGCGGGACCTGGCGCGGGGCGCCGCCGCCGCGGGGCGGGCGGGCGGCAGCACCGAGGTGCGCCGGCTCGACCTGGCGGACCTGGACTCGGTGCGTGAGTTCGCCGAGGGCTGGGACCGCCCGCTGGACCTGCTGGTGAACAACGCCGGCGTGATGATGCTCCCCGAGGGGCGGACCAAGCAGGGCTTCGAGACCCAGTTCGGCACCAACCACCTCGGGCACTTCGCCCTGACCAACCTGCTGCTGCCCCATGTCACCGACCGCGTGGTGACCGTCTCCTCGGGCCTGCACCGGGGCGGCGACGGCCGGATCAGCTTCGACGACGTGAACCTGCGCGGCCGCTACACCCCGACCCGCGCCTACGCCCAGTCCAAATTGGCCAACCTCCTCTTCACTCTTGAACTCCAGCGGCGTCTGGCCGAGGCGGGTTCGCCGGTGCGCGCCCTCGCGGCCCACCCCGGCTACGCGGCCACCAACCTTCAGAGCCATGCCGCGAGCCCGCTGGCCCGTGCCTTCATGGGCATCGGCAACAAGGTGTTCGCCCAGGACGACAAGGGCGGCGCTCTGCCCACCCTGTACGCGGCCACCGAGGACCTGCCCGGCGCTTCCTACGTCGGCCCCGGCGGCCTCGGCGAGATGCGCGGCGCCCCCGCGCTGGTCGGCCGCAGCGCGGCGGCGAGCGATCCGGTGGCGGCCCGGCGGCTGTGGACGCTGTCGGAGGAGCTGACCGGGGTGACCTGGGGGCTCACGGCACCCGCGACCGGGGACGTTGACAGGGTGTGA
- a CDS encoding NlpC/P60 family protein, producing the protein MLLVVGVYIVAGNLAGGVAAGGVGLAKGAVPAAYQTLVQKWGNLCPAINPALLAAQLYQESGFNPGARSPAKAQGIAQFIPGTWATHGVDGDGDGDRDVWDPDDAIPSAASYDCELAKYVKDVPGDVSANMLAAYNAGAYAVIRYGGVPPYRETRNYVKTITTLSKSFAAPVARVDPSRQAAGAIAYAQSKLGTPYLWGGTGTAAQSGRFDCSGLTQASYDSVGIKLPRVANDQYNAGPHPARNELLPGDLVFFSHDPADSRAIHHVGIYVGGGYMIDAPRTGAVIRFDPIDGVDYFGATRVTEDGAKALPTRV; encoded by the coding sequence ATGCTGCTCGTCGTCGGGGTGTACATCGTCGCGGGCAACCTCGCCGGCGGTGTCGCCGCCGGCGGCGTCGGGCTGGCCAAGGGTGCCGTGCCGGCGGCGTACCAGACGCTGGTGCAGAAGTGGGGCAACCTCTGTCCCGCCATCAACCCCGCGCTGCTGGCGGCCCAGTTGTACCAGGAGAGCGGGTTCAACCCCGGTGCCCGCAGTCCCGCCAAGGCGCAGGGGATAGCGCAGTTCATCCCCGGCACCTGGGCCACCCACGGGGTGGACGGGGACGGCGACGGGGACCGGGACGTGTGGGACCCCGACGACGCGATCCCCTCGGCCGCCTCCTACGACTGCGAACTGGCCAAGTACGTCAAGGACGTTCCCGGTGACGTCTCGGCCAACATGCTGGCCGCCTACAACGCGGGCGCGTACGCGGTCATCCGGTACGGGGGTGTGCCGCCGTACCGGGAGACCCGGAACTACGTGAAGACGATCACGACGCTCTCCAAGAGCTTCGCCGCGCCGGTCGCCCGGGTCGACCCCTCCCGGCAGGCCGCCGGGGCCATCGCCTACGCGCAGAGCAAGCTCGGCACCCCCTACCTGTGGGGCGGCACCGGTACGGCCGCGCAGAGCGGGCGGTTCGACTGCTCGGGGCTGACCCAGGCGTCGTACGACAGTGTCGGGATCAAGCTGCCGCGCGTGGCGAACGACCAGTACAACGCGGGTCCGCATCCCGCGCGGAACGAACTGCTCCCCGGTGACCTGGTCTTCTTCTCGCACGACCCGGCCGACTCGCGGGCCATCCACCACGTGGGCATCTACGTGGGCGGCGGCTACATGATCGACGCGCCGCGCACGGGCGCGGTGATCCGGTTCGACCCGATCGACGGTGTCGACTACTTCGGTGCCACCCGGGTCACCGAGGATGGCGCGAAAGCGCTCCCCACCCGTGTGTAG
- the pstS gene encoding phosphate ABC transporter substrate-binding protein PstS — protein MKLQRKNRLRALSLGAVAVSGALALTACGSDDTGTKTGGGSSSAAAGSVKCDGAKGQLLADGSSAQKNAIDAWVKNFSQACGVQINYKGAGSGAGVTSFNQGQIAFAGSDSALKPEEVVASKKVCKGGQGIDLPMVGGPIALGYNVPGVDDLVLDAPTLAKIFDSKIQKWNDPAIKKLNPSAKLPDLKIQAFHRSEDSGTTDNFTKYLIATTPDNWKYEGGKAWQAKGGQAASGSAGVAQGVKQNQGAIGYFELSYAKDMTTVAIATGAKTPVKPSTDSATADIAAAKVVGTGQDLALQLDYKTKAEGAYPLTLVTYEIVCDKGNKPETLAATKAFLRYLASEDGQKVLVENDYAPIPEEIIAKVRTTVDGLS, from the coding sequence GTGAAGCTTCAGCGCAAGAACCGGCTGCGCGCCCTCTCGCTCGGTGCGGTCGCCGTCTCCGGTGCCCTGGCCCTGACGGCGTGCGGTTCCGACGACACGGGCACGAAGACGGGCGGCGGCTCGTCCTCGGCCGCCGCCGGGTCGGTCAAGTGCGACGGTGCCAAGGGACAGCTCCTGGCCGACGGCTCCTCGGCGCAGAAGAACGCGATCGACGCGTGGGTGAAGAACTTCTCCCAGGCGTGCGGCGTGCAGATCAACTACAAGGGCGCCGGTTCGGGCGCCGGTGTCACGTCCTTCAACCAGGGCCAGATCGCGTTCGCCGGCTCCGACTCCGCGCTGAAGCCGGAGGAGGTCGTCGCCTCCAAGAAGGTCTGCAAGGGCGGCCAGGGCATCGACCTGCCGATGGTCGGCGGCCCGATCGCGCTCGGCTACAACGTGCCCGGCGTCGACGACCTGGTGCTGGACGCCCCGACGCTCGCCAAGATCTTCGACAGCAAGATCCAGAAGTGGAACGACCCGGCGATCAAGAAGCTGAACCCCTCGGCGAAGCTGCCCGACCTGAAGATCCAGGCGTTCCACCGCTCCGAGGACTCCGGCACCACGGACAACTTCACCAAGTACCTGATCGCCACCACCCCGGACAACTGGAAGTACGAGGGCGGCAAGGCGTGGCAGGCCAAGGGCGGCCAGGCGGCCTCCGGGTCGGCCGGTGTGGCCCAGGGCGTCAAGCAGAACCAGGGCGCGATCGGCTACTTCGAGCTGTCCTACGCCAAGGACATGACCACCGTGGCCATCGCCACCGGTGCCAAGACCCCGGTGAAGCCCTCCACCGACTCCGCCACCGCCGACATCGCGGCCGCCAAGGTCGTCGGCACCGGCCAGGACCTCGCCCTCCAGCTCGACTACAAGACCAAGGCCGAGGGCGCCTACCCGCTCACCCTGGTCACGTACGAGATCGTCTGCGACAAGGGCAACAAGCCCGAGACGCTGGCCGCGACCAAGGCGTTCCTGCGCTACCTCGCCAGTGAGGACGGCCAGAAGGTCCTCGTGGAGAACGACTACGCGCCCATCCCCGAAGAGATCATCGCCAAGGTCCGCACGACCGTCGACGGCCTGAGCTGA
- a CDS encoding trypsin-like serine peptidase, producing the protein MKRGSGDPVSSRPALLGAVVMLALTSASVAAADDGRGPLEVTVTASADARTARVGALFGADGAGRPEHGHFCTASVVHSPGRDLLVTAAHCVTRADGKLFFAPGYRDGRAPYGMWPVRGRVVPAEWTADRDEDSDVAFAHVAEVDGRRVEDVVGANRFTSGTVTGATAVTLVGQPDAREAPVMCTDRPVARGRTQQRVHCPGFTAGTSGSPWVNGAGQVVGVLGGHEQGGSTADVSYSVVLGGRAAALYRTAIGS; encoded by the coding sequence ATGAAGCGCGGATCGGGCGACCCGGTCAGTTCGCGGCCCGCACTGCTGGGCGCGGTGGTGATGCTCGCCCTGACCTCGGCCTCGGTGGCGGCGGCCGATGACGGCCGCGGCCCGCTGGAGGTGACCGTGACGGCGTCCGCCGACGCGCGGACCGCACGGGTCGGCGCGCTTTTCGGCGCGGACGGCGCCGGACGGCCCGAGCACGGCCACTTCTGCACCGCCTCGGTCGTGCACAGCCCCGGCCGCGATCTCCTCGTCACCGCCGCGCACTGCGTGACCCGTGCCGACGGGAAGCTGTTCTTCGCGCCGGGCTACCGGGACGGCAGGGCGCCGTACGGGATGTGGCCGGTGCGCGGGCGGGTGGTGCCCGCGGAGTGGACGGCGGACCGGGACGAGGACAGTGACGTGGCCTTCGCGCACGTCGCCGAGGTGGACGGCAGGCGGGTCGAGGACGTGGTCGGCGCGAACCGGTTCACCAGCGGGACCGTGACCGGCGCGACGGCCGTCACCCTCGTGGGTCAGCCCGACGCCCGTGAGGCGCCGGTCATGTGCACCGACCGGCCGGTGGCGCGGGGCCGTACCCAACAGCGCGTGCACTGCCCCGGCTTCACGGCCGGGACCAGCGGCAGCCCGTGGGTGAACGGGGCCGGGCAGGTGGTCGGGGTGCTCGGCGGACACGAGCAGGGCGGTTCGACGGCGGACGTCTCCTACAGCGTGGTGCTGGGGGGCCGGGCCGCCGCGCTGTACCGGACGGCCATCGGGTCCTGA
- the pstB gene encoding phosphate ABC transporter ATP-binding protein PstB yields the protein MAKRIDVSGLTAFYGSHKAIEDISMTVEPRSVTAFIGPSGCGKSTFLRTLNRMHEVTPGGRVEGKVLLDDEDLYGSGVDPVSVRREVGMVFQRPNPFPTMSIFENVAAGLRLNGGYRKSELDDVVEKSLRGANLWNEVKDRLNKPGSGLSGGQQQRLCIARAIAVQPRVLLMDEPCSALDPISTLAIEDLIGELKERFTIVIVTHNMQQAARVSDRTAFFNLAGVGQPGRLVEIDDTERIFSNPSVQATEDYISGRFG from the coding sequence ATGGCCAAGCGAATCGATGTGAGCGGACTCACCGCCTTCTACGGCTCACACAAGGCGATCGAGGACATCTCGATGACCGTGGAGCCGCGTTCGGTGACGGCGTTCATCGGCCCCTCCGGCTGCGGCAAGTCGACGTTCCTGCGCACCCTGAACCGGATGCACGAGGTGACCCCCGGCGGCCGGGTCGAGGGCAAGGTGCTGCTCGACGACGAGGACCTGTACGGCAGCGGCGTCGACCCGGTGTCGGTGCGGCGCGAGGTCGGCATGGTCTTCCAGCGCCCGAACCCGTTCCCGACCATGTCCATATTCGAGAACGTGGCGGCGGGCCTGCGCCTGAACGGCGGGTACCGCAAGAGCGAGCTGGACGACGTGGTGGAGAAGTCGCTGCGCGGCGCCAACCTGTGGAACGAGGTCAAGGACCGGCTGAACAAGCCCGGCTCCGGCCTCTCCGGCGGCCAGCAGCAGCGGCTGTGCATCGCGCGGGCCATCGCCGTGCAGCCCAGGGTGCTGCTGATGGACGAGCCCTGTTCCGCGCTCGACCCGATCTCCACCCTCGCGATCGAGGACCTGATCGGTGAGCTGAAGGAACGGTTCACGATCGTCATCGTGACCCACAACATGCAGCAGGCGGCGCGTGTCTCGGACCGTACGGCCTTCTTCAACCTCGCCGGGGTGGGGCAGCCGGGCCGGCTGGTGGAGATCGACGACACCGAGCGGATCTTCTCCAACCCCTCGGTGCAGGCCACGGAGGACTACATCTCGGGCCGCTTCGGCTGA
- the pstC gene encoding phosphate ABC transporter permease subunit PstC: MDISTTTDVPPPAQRPDAEQRRTARGVTRPGDRIFLALSRGSGILLLVIMAAIAVFLTYRACLAISADHGNFLTTFEWNTNTEPPVFGIAVLAFGTVVSAVVAMALALPVAVAIALFLTHYAPRRLSGPIAYVIDLLAAVPSIVYGLWGALILVPHMQGLYGWLDRFLGWTGIFAWNGGAPRAMLTVGILLAIMILPIITNVSREVFRQVPRMHEEAVLALGATRWEVVRMAVLPFGRSGVISAAMLGLGRALGETMAVATVLSPSYDIQASLLDPGGGTFAQNIASKFGEASVQGRDALIASGLVLFVITLLVNGAARAIIARRKEYSGANA, translated from the coding sequence ATGGACATATCGACGACAACCGACGTACCCCCGCCCGCACAGCGGCCGGACGCCGAGCAACGGCGGACGGCCCGCGGCGTGACCCGCCCCGGTGACCGGATCTTCCTGGCCCTGTCCCGCGGCTCGGGCATCCTGCTGCTGGTGATCATGGCCGCGATCGCGGTCTTCCTCACCTACCGCGCGTGCCTGGCGATCAGCGCCGACCACGGCAACTTCCTGACCACCTTCGAGTGGAACACCAACACCGAGCCGCCGGTCTTCGGCATCGCGGTGCTGGCCTTCGGCACGGTCGTCTCGGCGGTCGTCGCCATGGCGCTGGCGCTGCCGGTCGCGGTCGCCATCGCGCTGTTCCTCACCCACTACGCCCCGCGCCGGCTGAGCGGCCCGATCGCCTACGTGATCGACCTGCTCGCCGCCGTGCCCTCGATCGTCTACGGCCTGTGGGGCGCCCTGATCCTGGTCCCGCACATGCAGGGCCTGTACGGCTGGCTGGACCGGTTCCTCGGCTGGACCGGGATCTTCGCCTGGAACGGCGGCGCCCCGCGCGCGATGCTCACCGTCGGCATCCTGCTGGCGATCATGATCCTGCCGATCATCACCAACGTGAGCCGCGAGGTCTTCCGCCAGGTGCCCCGGATGCACGAGGAGGCCGTGCTCGCCCTCGGCGCCACCCGCTGGGAGGTCGTCCGCATGGCGGTGCTGCCCTTCGGGCGCTCCGGCGTGATCTCCGCCGCGATGCTCGGTCTCGGCCGGGCGCTGGGCGAGACGATGGCGGTGGCCACCGTGCTCTCCCCGAGCTACGACATCCAGGCCAGCCTGCTCGACCCCGGCGGCGGCACCTTCGCCCAGAACATCGCCTCCAAGTTCGGCGAGGCGTCCGTGCAGGGCCGGGACGCGCTGATCGCCTCCGGTCTGGTCCTGTTCGTCATCACCCTGCTGGTCAACGGCGCGGCCCGCGCGATCATCGCCCGCCGCAAGGAGTACTCGGGGGCCAACGCATGA
- a CDS encoding DUF47 domain-containing protein produces the protein MRFRLTPRETSFYDMFAASADNIVTGSKLLMELLGADSSARAEIAERMRAAEHAGDDATHAIFHQLNSSFITPFDREDIYNLASSLDDIMDFMEEAVDLVVLYNIEELPKGVEQQIEVLARAAVLTAEAMPNLRTMSNLTEYWIEVNRLENQADQIHRKLLAQLFNGKYDAIEVLKLKQVVDVLEEAADAFEHVANTVETIAVKES, from the coding sequence GTGCGCTTTCGTCTGACCCCCAGGGAGACGAGCTTCTACGACATGTTCGCCGCGTCCGCGGACAACATCGTCACGGGCTCGAAGCTCCTGATGGAACTGCTCGGGGCGGACTCCTCCGCCCGGGCCGAGATCGCAGAGCGTATGCGGGCCGCGGAACACGCCGGTGACGACGCCACGCACGCGATCTTCCACCAGCTCAATTCCTCCTTCATCACGCCGTTCGACCGCGAGGACATCTACAACCTGGCCTCGTCGCTCGACGACATCATGGACTTCATGGAGGAGGCCGTCGATCTGGTCGTCCTCTACAACATCGAGGAGCTGCCGAAGGGCGTCGAGCAGCAGATCGAGGTGCTGGCACGGGCCGCGGTGCTGACGGCGGAGGCGATGCCGAACCTGCGCACCATGTCCAACCTCACCGAGTACTGGATCGAGGTGAACCGTCTGGAGAACCAGGCGGACCAGATCCACCGCAAGCTGCTCGCCCAGCTCTTCAACGGCAAGTACGACGCCATCGAGGTGCTGAAGCTCAAGCAGGTCGTGGACGTGCTCGAAGAGGCGGCGGACGCGTTCGAGCACGTGGCGAACACGGTGGAGACCATCGCCGTCAAGGAGTCCTGA